From Eremothecium sinecaudum strain ATCC 58844 chromosome III, complete sequence:
GCATGCTTCCCCCCTTTTAACAACAAAGACAAAGGTAGCTAGGTTTGCCATTATAATGTCTATGGTTGATTGATATACCTTTAATGGGATTTTTCTTGTGAGTTATTCTGTTTGCTGTCAAATTTCCGCTGGGTATATCAAGAATGTAACGGAAACTGCGTAGTTATCATCTTTTAGACAAAATTTCTTGCTATAAACTCTTAAACACAACTAAGCATCTCCATTGGAAGCTCAGGCCGATCTTAGCCGATCCTTCTCTTTCAATGTTTTTATTGCTCAGTTCTGGCAATCAGTTTTTAACTATAGTACTGTAAAAAATTCTACTAACCTGTGTCCATATAACTCATCTCAACACTGAAGTCCTCGTTATTTTGCAAATAGTAACCTTTATAACGAACGTCATGGAGGATATCAGTAAGATCAAGCCATATATAAGCTACCTCAATAAGCAACTTGAGCAGTTAGCTATCGAAATCAAAAAATTGACTGCACAGTCGCTTAATGAACAGCTTCTCTCGCTGAAAGATGAGCGTGAAAAGCTAGCTCTGTCAAATAAATACGCTTATGTGCTAAGTTCTCTGTTATTTGTATACATGAAAGTCCTCAACGTTAAGGACATGTCACCTATTATGGGTGAACTTGCGAGGGTTAAGAGTTACATGGATAGGGCCAAACAGCTAGATAAGAAAGAAATCGAAAAGCAACAAAAGCAGAAAGAGCAACAAGCAAGTGCTAAGGCTATAATACAGAGCTCTCTAAATGGTGCTGATCCTCAGCCGGCGATCAGTAAGGTCCATTTCCAGGGTCGCCATACAAAGTTTGAAGATAGCGGAGACAAGGAAGAGATGGCCAAGAAGATCATGAGTAGATTAAAACAAGCAAAAAGCACTAAAGGAAAGGTCAGCAAGAAGAAGTAAATACTGTGTTTAAGCAATGGTGGGTGAAATGGACCCCCTGCAGATATCTGCTTCTGTTGCTTATGTACATGGGTTTGTAGCATATAGTGTAAATTAATAACAAAAGCGGCACCTATAAAAGTTTAAGACATTAACTATCCCGTCAACAAACAACGTAAAAAGGCAGAAACAACTGCTTCATAATAGTCACTGTATCCCACAATGAGttcagaagaagaagtatCTACATTTTTAAGTATTTGTGGTACTGATAACGCTGATTTGGCGAAACAGTTCCTTGAAATGGCCGGTGGCAACATGGAAACTGCTATATCCCTTTACTTTGAACATGGTGGAGAATCGCAATTAAAGCAAGGCAGCAGTAATGATGATACTGGTACTGTTTCAGCGGTGGCAAATGATGAAGAAATGGCGCAATCTTTACAGCGGGAAGCTTACGAGGAGGAAAGCGGCTATAGGCCTCCGGATCCTGCTAGGCGTGAGCAACTTGTTGAAACTCATTTCTTTCCAGGTCAATATGGGGGGATTGGTGGAGTATTCCAGCCCTTGAGAAACCCTCGTGACATGTTTGATGATAGCAGGCCTGCTGGAATCTTTAATCAGCGTTTGCCTAACCGCTTAGAGGACAGGAGCGATGAAGGAGAATATGATATggatgatgaagaggatgatGATTACTCTTACGAAGAAGACAGTCCCCAGGAGCACGAGTATGTAGAGGAGACTGTTATGgaagttgatgaagaaggtcAGGTCCATGAGTATACAAAGTTAGTTCGGAAGCCCCGAGCACTAACTAAAGAGGAACGCATGAAGCTTCTGTTTAGGCCGCCTTTTGATATGATGAGTATGGTTGATTTAGATACGGCAAAGCTATCTGCACGGAAAAAGAACAAGTGGATCATGATTAACATTCAGGTAGTAGATATTTTCCAGTGTCAGATGCTAAATCGAGACTTGTGGTCCAACCCGGAAGTTAGGAAGATCATCAAACCTAATTTTATTTTCCTCCAGTATCAATATGAGTCTCGTTCTGCGCAGAATTACGTTCAATTCTATGATCTACGTGATAGGGATGGTCTTCCACATATTGCTATTCTAGATCCCCTAACTGGAGAGCGTTTGAAACAGTGGCACCGTGAGGTGCCGCCAGTAGAATCTTTTATCAAGGATATTGAAATGTTCCTCCAGGAATACTCACTTGACCCTCGTGCTGCTAATCCAACTGTTAAGGAACCAACTCCAAAGCTCGATCCAACTACACTTTCTGAAGAGCAACAGATGGAGCTTGCAATTCAGGAATCGTTGGGCGGAACCACGCACGTTGCTTCAGATAATCAGCTAACTAAGGAAAGCTTGCCTTTGGAGCAGGATAACTCACGGGCAGCGCGTTTTAAAAGTATCCAATCCGTCTCACATTCAGAACCAGTAAACATACCCGGTACTACAACAAGAATTCAGATCCGCACAGGAAACGGAAAAAGACTAG
This genomic window contains:
- the LRP1 gene encoding Lrp1p (Syntenic homolog of Ashbya gossypii ADR297W; Syntenic homolog of Saccharomyces cerevisiae YHR081W (LRP1)), whose protein sequence is MEDISKIKPYISYLNKQLEQLAIEIKKLTAQSLNEQLLSLKDEREKLALSNKYAYVLSSLLFVYMKVLNVKDMSPIMGELARVKSYMDRAKQLDKKEIEKQQKQKEQQASAKAIIQSSLNGADPQPAISKVHFQGRHTKFEDSGDKEEMAKKIMSRLKQAKSTKGKVSKKK
- the UBX5 gene encoding DNA protein crosslink repair co-factor UBX5 (Syntenic homolog of Ashbya gossypii ADR298W; Syntenic homolog of Saccharomyces cerevisiae YDR330W (UBX5)); the encoded protein is MSSEEEVSTFLSICGTDNADLAKQFLEMAGGNMETAISLYFEHGGESQLKQGSSNDDTGTVSAVANDEEMAQSLQREAYEEESGYRPPDPARREQLVETHFFPGQYGGIGGVFQPLRNPRDMFDDSRPAGIFNQRLPNRLEDRSDEGEYDMDDEEDDDYSYEEDSPQEHEYVEETVMEVDEEGQVHEYTKLVRKPRALTKEERMKLLFRPPFDMMSMVDLDTAKLSARKKNKWIMINIQVVDIFQCQMLNRDLWSNPEVRKIIKPNFIFLQYQYESRSAQNYVQFYDLRDRDGLPHIAILDPLTGERLKQWHREVPPVESFIKDIEMFLQEYSLDPRAANPTVKEPTPKLDPTTLSEEQQMELAIQESLGGTTHVASDNQLTKESLPLEQDNSRAARFKSIQSVSHSEPVNIPGTTTRIQIRTGNGKRLVRRFNLTDTVRTVYEVIKSEIDGFSTANFVLTTHTRENLIDKLDISIKEAGLENSSLLVEIVTDEEED